A region of candidate division WOR-3 bacterium DNA encodes the following proteins:
- a CDS encoding FlgD immunoglobulin-like domain containing protein, which translates to MSLLAALLLIAETPTTLLVPPFSHTLGFHRVTRFYLELYLGKDFKISNPQAMCGAKMFEEDDPSTGKDDHILTMFAVNSGSGQIVYNVKLVRPGLYGSVGSDTGQFANPHGICCNPKGDVYVADTDNDRVVRLRYSQGRLSWVSVIDSGLNRPRDVGIDSRGRLYVADCGNDRIVVYGPDGSVEATWPGLDRPTAVAVLDAQTEYNDYKLDAVTVIDHDRQRISQFSLSGQLRRQTDARRIGRDEAAFAYCAFDRHGNLYVTDETNCEIHVFDPNLKYIVSQGGPDQFNSPRGIAIWRRFGQLFVNELDGGQYYWVGLDAYFIGCYPPELTREQPGTTIALYVTEVGDVTVTISDSAGRVVRTLTPPHSQRPGEVLIVWDGRTDSGEFVAPGEYEIRAVVRPTYSRPKQLLKKELVGRVRRLLDS; encoded by the coding sequence TTGAGTCTGCTTGCAGCTCTCTTGTTGATTGCGGAAACGCCGACTACCCTTCTTGTTCCGCCGTTCAGTCACACGCTCGGGTTCCACCGGGTTACGCGTTTCTACCTCGAACTGTACCTGGGCAAGGACTTCAAGATCAGTAACCCCCAAGCGATGTGCGGTGCCAAGATGTTCGAGGAGGATGACCCCTCTACTGGCAAGGACGACCACATCCTGACCATGTTTGCGGTGAACTCGGGTTCAGGCCAGATTGTGTACAACGTCAAGCTGGTCCGCCCCGGACTTTACGGCTCGGTCGGCTCTGACACCGGTCAGTTTGCGAACCCGCACGGGATCTGCTGCAACCCCAAGGGTGACGTGTACGTGGCCGATACCGACAATGACCGGGTCGTACGACTGCGCTATTCCCAAGGAAGACTCTCCTGGGTCTCGGTCATAGACTCTGGACTCAACCGTCCCAGGGACGTTGGCATTGACTCACGAGGCCGGCTGTATGTCGCTGACTGCGGAAACGACCGCATTGTGGTGTATGGCCCGGACGGCTCGGTCGAAGCAACCTGGCCTGGTCTTGACCGACCTACTGCGGTCGCGGTGCTTGATGCGCAGACCGAGTATAACGATTACAAGCTCGACGCGGTCACGGTCATTGACCACGACCGACAGCGAATCAGCCAGTTCTCTCTTTCCGGCCAGCTCCGCCGTCAGACCGATGCGCGCCGTATCGGTCGGGACGAGGCCGCGTTCGCTTACTGCGCGTTCGACCGCCACGGGAACCTGTACGTGACCGACGAGACGAATTGCGAAATCCACGTGTTTGACCCGAACCTGAAATACATCGTGTCCCAAGGCGGGCCGGACCAGTTCAACTCACCCCGCGGCATTGCAATCTGGCGCCGTTTCGGTCAACTCTTCGTGAACGAACTGGACGGCGGTCAGTACTACTGGGTCGGTCTAGATGCATACTTCATTGGCTGCTATCCGCCCGAACTAACTCGCGAGCAGCCCGGCACGACTATTGCGCTGTACGTAACCGAAGTCGGCGACGTGACGGTGACGATCTCCGACTCTGCCGGCCGCGTCGTCCGTACACTGACTCCTCCCCACTCCCAACGGCCGGGCGAGGTACTGATCGTCTGGGACGGCCGCACCGATTCAGGCGAGTTCGTGGCTCCAGGGGAATACGAAATAAGGGCGGTGGTCCGGCCCACCTACAGCCGGCCCAAACAGCTCTTGAAAAAGGAACTTGTCGGCCGGGTGCGACGGCTGCTTGACAGTTGA
- a CDS encoding peptidyl-prolyl cis-trans isomerase: MKRNLLSGLLVLAGAVAAQHLSAGLDSVYRCYAVGDYSTAKNLLEQLDLRTKTPADRFLVKLEIGDFLLDKRQDYAAAESVYNLLLAEFPKEKRRPDVLYRLALAQEQQEKFLDAARNYEQVATRYMKTTYGEDALDAIERCFRKNYQDRVAYVDGFPITRIELDDRISRNPAMYEPFEKKQELLNEMIDTRLLYKGALAAGVMNDPKFATDVAQMRNRVVFQEWYRREIELKAEPTNKAVQAQYRKDRASRYTTPEKVHAYQIVVAEKTLADSLRRALLADTTLSWDSVARQYSTAPDKEKGGDMGLFARGTQPRPIENVAFQLRPGQLSQPIKTDQGYVLMKVTERKPRVIRPLSEVENQIKVQLRQENVNRLYEAKTAELRRRANVVTDTNAIAQNKDTLALVYGSVITPAELTARIDQIPPFFRGQFETPEGKQRILDQLILEKLLLYEVERSKTWLWNKVVDRVLEQRTQMAIDRYRTMMTTEKVRIDSARVKADYKANINEHKVPAQVHLREIVARSRNRAEQLRTWAKAERLPAMLEGRAVLVLDQDSAARLKEALAATNNTDSIVALFGLAGTPALAGTPTVRAGAKEVPNITRPWRAAGPYRNVSGYGLAFTDLSAEDQLFTPILKEPRTPQELAQVLGEELKIDSTGAPILDSAKLGAYVALEGQLPSDFVKGLFRLETGQVTERELAHGWLIVKVTKKDTAQKATFADIARRFSIAGSRWSGGDMNWLSRDDEAHDKKVVNAGFELSAGSISPVMKLNDTTFVFIKVEEKKKAYTRPLEEVWAKIEGKLRRADEKQAYDALLADLRARARIEVLMKESDFIFETEPAEETPSGGESQPGGGK, encoded by the coding sequence ATGAAACGAAATCTTCTGTCCGGGCTGCTGGTTCTTGCCGGAGCTGTCGCCGCGCAACATCTTTCAGCCGGACTCGACAGCGTGTACCGTTGTTACGCTGTCGGTGACTACTCAACTGCCAAGAATTTGCTCGAACAGCTCGACTTGCGGACCAAGACCCCGGCCGACCGGTTCCTAGTCAAACTCGAGATTGGCGATTTCCTGCTGGACAAACGTCAGGACTACGCCGCCGCCGAGTCGGTTTACAATCTCCTACTCGCCGAGTTTCCAAAGGAGAAGCGACGTCCTGACGTTCTGTATCGTCTAGCGCTGGCCCAGGAACAGCAGGAAAAGTTTCTTGACGCCGCTCGAAACTACGAGCAAGTCGCGACCCGGTACATGAAAACGACCTACGGCGAGGACGCGCTCGACGCGATCGAGCGCTGTTTTCGCAAGAACTATCAAGACCGTGTGGCCTACGTTGACGGCTTCCCGATCACCCGGATCGAATTAGATGACCGCATCTCACGCAACCCGGCAATGTACGAGCCGTTTGAAAAGAAACAGGAACTGCTCAACGAGATGATTGATACTCGGCTGCTCTACAAAGGAGCCCTTGCTGCCGGTGTGATGAATGACCCAAAGTTTGCCACTGATGTCGCCCAGATGCGTAACCGGGTTGTGTTCCAGGAATGGTATCGCCGCGAGATTGAGCTCAAGGCCGAACCGACTAACAAGGCAGTTCAAGCCCAGTACAGGAAGGACCGTGCGAGCCGGTACACGACTCCGGAGAAAGTGCATGCCTACCAGATTGTCGTCGCCGAGAAGACGCTGGCTGACTCACTGCGCCGGGCACTGCTTGCCGATACCACGCTCAGCTGGGATTCGGTCGCGCGTCAGTATTCCACTGCACCGGACAAGGAGAAAGGTGGTGACATGGGACTGTTTGCCCGTGGCACCCAACCTAGACCGATCGAGAATGTCGCCTTTCAGCTTAGACCCGGTCAGTTGAGTCAGCCGATCAAAACCGACCAGGGCTACGTCCTCATGAAAGTGACCGAGCGAAAACCTCGGGTCATTCGGCCGCTGAGCGAGGTCGAGAATCAGATCAAGGTACAACTCCGTCAGGAGAACGTCAACCGGCTTTACGAAGCTAAGACTGCGGAGCTGAGACGCAGGGCAAACGTTGTCACCGACACCAACGCCATCGCCCAGAACAAGGATACCCTGGCACTGGTTTACGGCTCGGTCATCACACCCGCCGAACTTACTGCCCGCATTGACCAGATACCACCCTTCTTCCGCGGTCAGTTCGAAACACCCGAGGGTAAGCAACGCATCCTGGATCAACTTATCCTTGAGAAACTGCTGCTCTACGAGGTTGAGCGGTCAAAGACCTGGCTTTGGAACAAGGTTGTTGATCGGGTCTTGGAACAGCGGACCCAGATGGCAATTGACCGCTACCGGACGATGATGACCACCGAAAAGGTCCGAATTGATTCGGCCCGGGTCAAGGCCGACTATAAAGCAAACATCAACGAGCACAAAGTCCCGGCGCAGGTGCACCTACGGGAGATCGTCGCCCGTAGTCGCAACCGGGCCGAGCAGCTACGGACCTGGGCAAAGGCTGAACGCCTGCCCGCGATGCTTGAAGGAAGAGCGGTGCTGGTACTGGACCAGGATTCCGCAGCCCGGTTGAAAGAGGCACTTGCCGCCACAAACAACACTGACTCAATTGTCGCCCTTTTCGGACTAGCCGGCACGCCTGCACTAGCTGGCACGCCAACAGTTCGAGCCGGAGCAAAGGAAGTCCCCAACATCACTCGGCCGTGGCGAGCTGCCGGCCCGTATCGTAACGTTAGTGGATACGGACTGGCATTCACCGACCTGTCGGCCGAGGACCAATTGTTCACTCCGATACTCAAGGAACCACGGACTCCGCAGGAACTCGCCCAAGTTCTCGGCGAGGAGCTCAAGATTGACAGTACCGGAGCACCGATTCTTGATTCGGCCAAGCTCGGCGCGTATGTTGCTCTAGAAGGCCAACTGCCGTCCGACTTTGTCAAAGGCCTGTTTAGGCTGGAAACAGGCCAGGTTACCGAGCGCGAGCTGGCGCACGGTTGGCTTATCGTCAAGGTGACGAAGAAGGACACCGCGCAGAAGGCTACATTCGCTGACATTGCCCGCCGTTTCTCGATTGCTGGCAGCCGGTGGTCCGGCGGAGACATGAACTGGCTCAGTCGCGACGACGAAGCCCACGACAAGAAGGTAGTCAACGCTGGGTTCGAACTATCTGCCGGCAGCATCTCACCGGTGATGAAGCTCAATGATACGACTTTTGTATTCATAAAGGTCGAAGAGAAGAAAAAGGCATATACCCGGCCGCTGGAAGAGGTCTGGGCGAAGATTGAAGGCAAACTGCGCCGGGCTGACGAGAAACAGGCATACGACGCTCTACTCGCCGACCTCCGCGCTCGGGCGAGGATTGAGGTTCTGATGAAGGAGTCCGACTTCATCTTCGAGACTGAGCCGGCCGAAGAGACGCCGAGTGGCGGGGAATCTCAGCCCGGTGGCGGAAAGTAG
- the fusA gene encoding elongation factor G: MREYAAERIRNLGFFGHGGSGKTSICESLLLTMKQNTRLGSVNDGTSLLDYDEDEISRKIGINLAVAHGEHRDHLINIVDAPGYADFFGNVVSAVRAVDAAVLVVDAGSGVEVGTEMAWRRIEKAGLSKVVFVNKLGREHTDFETTAEEIRKALGTNVTALFLPIGKEAALSGVVDLLANKAYRYEQGTRREIPVPAEMSEAIGRWKERLIEAAAEVDERLMEKFLEGVKIEAAEMQAAVRKGIRTGLISPMMCGDALTQVGVDLILDLAVDVLPGPLDRPALSGVVPATGEPTSFPCAADGPVCCFVFKTISESHVGEMNYVRVFSGVVKAGSTLLNATNEREERVNQIYLIKGRERTEVNQLVTGMIGALVKLKDTHTGDTLCERRQPIRLPEMDFPKPSISEAIVPRTKGDEERVSNGLARLHAEDPTFTYEYNRELGQQLINGMGELHLDVIVGRLKRRFDVQVDLVKPRIAYRETITRKSEAQGRHKKQTGGRGQFGDVWLRIEPKARAEGFEFVDEIYGGAIPSKFIPSVEKGVVEAMEKGFLAGYPMTDLKATVFDGSYHEVDSSDIAFKLAAGLAFRNCCEKAGVVLLEPIGNIEVTVPDRFTGDVMGDLNSRRGRIMGMEAQGNLQVIKAQVPLAEMYKYSNSLRSMTQGRGYFSLEFSHYEEVPRELAAKVVEEAKRAKEAERQA, from the coding sequence TTGAGAGAATACGCTGCTGAACGTATCCGCAATCTCGGCTTCTTCGGCCACGGCGGCTCGGGCAAGACCTCGATTTGCGAGTCCCTGCTCCTGACGATGAAGCAGAATACCCGTCTTGGCTCGGTCAACGACGGAACATCACTATTGGACTACGACGAAGACGAAATCAGCCGGAAGATTGGTATCAACCTCGCGGTCGCTCACGGCGAGCACCGCGACCATCTGATAAACATCGTTGATGCTCCGGGATACGCCGACTTCTTCGGCAACGTCGTATCCGCGGTCCGGGCGGTTGACGCTGCGGTTCTGGTCGTTGACGCCGGGTCCGGAGTTGAGGTCGGTACCGAGATGGCCTGGCGCCGGATCGAAAAGGCCGGCCTTTCCAAGGTCGTATTTGTGAACAAGCTCGGCCGCGAGCATACCGACTTTGAGACCACGGCCGAGGAGATACGCAAGGCACTTGGCACGAACGTTACAGCCCTGTTTCTGCCCATCGGCAAGGAAGCCGCACTGTCCGGCGTCGTTGACCTGCTCGCAAACAAGGCATACCGGTACGAGCAGGGGACACGACGGGAGATACCGGTTCCGGCCGAGATGAGCGAGGCAATCGGCAGATGGAAGGAACGGCTAATCGAGGCGGCAGCCGAGGTTGACGAGAGACTGATGGAGAAGTTCCTCGAAGGGGTCAAAATCGAGGCTGCAGAGATGCAGGCCGCGGTCAGAAAGGGCATAAGGACCGGTCTGATTTCGCCAATGATGTGCGGTGATGCTCTGACCCAGGTTGGCGTGGACCTGATTCTCGACCTTGCAGTTGATGTCCTGCCCGGCCCGCTGGACCGGCCTGCGCTCTCAGGTGTTGTTCCGGCAACAGGCGAGCCAACTTCGTTTCCCTGTGCGGCTGACGGCCCGGTCTGCTGCTTTGTGTTCAAGACAATCTCGGAGTCCCATGTCGGCGAAATGAACTACGTGCGGGTATTTTCCGGGGTGGTGAAGGCCGGCTCCACACTCCTGAACGCCACCAACGAACGCGAAGAGCGCGTGAACCAGATTTACCTTATCAAAGGCCGGGAGCGGACCGAAGTCAACCAGCTTGTCACCGGCATGATTGGCGCTCTGGTCAAGCTCAAGGACACTCACACCGGCGACACGCTCTGCGAGCGGCGTCAGCCAATCCGGCTACCAGAAATGGACTTCCCCAAACCATCCATTTCCGAGGCAATCGTGCCCAGAACCAAGGGTGACGAAGAGCGGGTGTCGAACGGACTGGCGCGGCTGCACGCCGAAGACCCGACGTTTACCTACGAGTACAACCGTGAGCTCGGCCAGCAGCTCATCAACGGTATGGGCGAACTTCACCTTGACGTCATTGTCGGCCGGCTCAAGCGTAGATTCGACGTGCAGGTTGACCTTGTCAAGCCCAGGATCGCCTATCGGGAAACAATCACCCGCAAGTCCGAGGCCCAGGGCCGGCACAAGAAGCAGACTGGTGGCCGTGGCCAGTTCGGCGACGTGTGGCTGAGAATCGAACCCAAAGCACGCGCCGAAGGGTTTGAATTTGTCGACGAAATCTACGGTGGTGCGATACCTTCCAAGTTCATACCCTCGGTTGAAAAGGGTGTCGTTGAGGCGATGGAAAAGGGATTTCTTGCCGGGTACCCGATGACCGACCTCAAGGCGACAGTATTCGACGGCTCGTACCACGAAGTTGATTCCTCGGACATCGCTTTCAAACTCGCCGCAGGACTTGCGTTTCGCAACTGCTGCGAAAAGGCCGGAGTCGTACTGCTTGAGCCAATCGGCAACATTGAAGTCACGGTTCCAGACCGGTTCACGGGCGACGTGATGGGCGACCTGAACTCACGGCGAGGCCGGATAATGGGTATGGAAGCGCAAGGCAACCTCCAGGTCATCAAGGCCCAGGTCCCGTTGGCCGAGATGTACAAGTACTCCAACAGCCTGCGCTCGATGACTCAGGGTCGGGGCTACTTCAGCCTGGAGTTTTCGCACTATGAGGAAGTCCCGCGCGAGCTGGCGGCCAAAGTCGTAGAAGAAGCAAAGCGAGCAAAAGAAGCTGAGCGCCAGGCTTAG
- a CDS encoding phosphatidate cytidylyltransferase: MIPILYYPLSQLSPWLVVGLMAGATAIFLTVDFLRLHLNPFKGIFIVLFGSLLRRREFSTLTGGSYLMLASFVCMLVFGSGVLGTRPEEGRGVFIAAVSFLAVGDTVAALVGLLFGRIKLFRKTVEGTLAGLLACIGIAYVVSILPGLDLPLTVGILGAVSASLVEALPIEVNDNVVVPVFSGAVMMVGLQFLH; this comes from the coding sequence GTGATTCCTATCCTCTACTACCCGCTCTCGCAACTTTCGCCTTGGCTGGTCGTGGGACTCATGGCCGGAGCCACCGCAATCTTTCTGACGGTTGATTTCTTGCGGCTGCATCTGAATCCCTTCAAGGGAATCTTTATCGTCCTGTTCGGCTCACTCCTGCGGCGCCGTGAATTCTCGACTTTGACCGGTGGTAGCTACCTGATGCTAGCGTCGTTCGTCTGCATGCTCGTCTTTGGTTCCGGCGTCCTAGGTACGCGGCCTGAAGAGGGCCGTGGCGTTTTTATTGCCGCGGTGTCGTTCCTTGCCGTCGGCGACACGGTGGCTGCACTGGTCGGTCTTTTGTTCGGTCGCATCAAACTCTTCCGTAAGACGGTCGAAGGTACGCTAGCTGGACTTCTTGCATGCATCGGTATCGCCTACGTCGTATCAATCCTGCCAGGACTTGACCTTCCCCTTACTGTTGGTATTCTAGGGGCCGTTTCAGCCTCGCTCGTCGAGGCGCTGCCGATTGAAGTCAACGACAACGTTGTCGTTCCGGTCTTCTCCGGGGCAGTAATGATGGTCGGTCTGCAGTTCCTGCACTGA
- a CDS encoding HEAT repeat domain-containing protein codes for MRRVFLVFVTGCVASGLAAVGLDSLTRATLEQGLATQGITPPELGFFKQWATDSFFRLKIVDRMLDNPLEVASYTDLAAKQVQLCQGSPASLLLYQYRQIDVDIGQKDSARVHREILAETRGVRAEVEASELAALPSAVGQAVSVVLAGFRVGSRYLTKATAGLTEKELDRLVGEAPNFWHDEDDTLEKSWAGMLHREFGLDYDTTGVRAETVLTYARKLDRRSLALAGLAVTLGACEAFRLLESSSVALAQNVELRPLEGIEGGVYASWQTAFGLVVVGANHDNIYRRDCCLAIDLGGDDSYFNRAGGAVGVLDHPFSVLVDCEGNDRYDCSRAFSQGSAVFGAGVLIDAAGNDVYRAGNYSQGTGVFGTGFLWDIAGRDIYDAGCCVQGAGHFGCGLLLEAEDNDAYRSLGYCQGFSSTWGYGLCADFDGNDCYYAGGRYRHEPLLPHEYRSFGQGFSIGWRPDAAGGIGFLYDKSGNDFYDAEVYAQGTSYWYSLGMLWDGDGYDHYTAAQYSQGSGIHLAIGSLVDNEGNDSYYSRLGPSQGEGHDLSVGLLLDRKGNDVYFASGGAGVALTNSVGLFCDMTGNDVYSSTEPVALGGGTAARGFASSGNFMDLAGHDRYTAGSAGSDTGYWTNGTYGSGSDLSAEPVPGDEADEGDTLETIGDSIALPIDSIFRIAATWEVGNARARVRQARRQLHALGRRAVEYVCEKKLDTKDGLESRAIEELFKAWPDTALPYMMRALRDERYLARNNAAYWLGKMGKDAMPAVESLLLALREGRITPRRAVNALGDIGDSLVVPRIVYLLGDTFELSRIVTAEACGKLKNPAAIPGLIRSLGDRLFTVRSAAEMALVAIGEPVQDTLLSGLDRLKPPALGHALRAVAEIAAKLDSTKAASADSTRQRLVSYLGHRDAFVRLVTVQGLAKLGTEPVRESLSAARAVETNRFVLAALRKALVPD; via the coding sequence ATGCGCAGAGTTTTCCTTGTGTTCGTTACCGGGTGCGTCGCATCGGGTCTGGCCGCTGTCGGCCTTGATTCCCTGACCCGGGCTACGCTCGAGCAGGGTCTTGCCACGCAGGGCATCACACCGCCTGAGCTGGGCTTTTTCAAGCAGTGGGCAACCGACAGTTTCTTCCGGCTGAAAATCGTTGACCGCATGCTTGACAACCCACTCGAGGTTGCGTCCTATACGGACCTGGCGGCCAAGCAGGTACAGTTGTGTCAAGGGTCGCCGGCCAGCCTGCTTCTTTACCAGTACAGACAGATTGACGTTGACATCGGGCAAAAAGATTCGGCCAGGGTCCATCGAGAGATTCTCGCCGAAACCCGAGGGGTGCGTGCCGAGGTTGAAGCCTCAGAGCTGGCAGCTCTGCCGTCTGCGGTTGGTCAGGCGGTCAGTGTCGTATTGGCCGGATTCAGGGTCGGAAGCCGGTACCTCACGAAGGCGACTGCCGGGCTCACTGAAAAGGAGCTTGACCGGCTCGTAGGCGAAGCCCCTAACTTCTGGCACGACGAAGACGACACGCTCGAGAAATCTTGGGCCGGTATGCTGCACCGCGAATTCGGGCTGGACTACGACACAACTGGTGTCAGGGCCGAGACAGTGCTGACATATGCCCGCAAGCTCGACCGTCGCTCGCTTGCCCTGGCCGGGCTTGCTGTGACACTTGGAGCTTGCGAGGCGTTCCGTTTGCTTGAGTCCAGTTCGGTCGCCCTAGCACAGAATGTAGAACTGAGGCCGCTGGAAGGTATTGAGGGTGGAGTATACGCCTCGTGGCAGACCGCATTCGGCCTGGTCGTGGTCGGTGCGAACCATGACAACATCTATCGCCGGGATTGCTGCCTTGCTATTGACCTGGGTGGTGACGACAGCTATTTCAACCGGGCCGGCGGTGCGGTCGGCGTCCTTGACCACCCGTTCAGCGTGCTCGTTGATTGCGAGGGTAACGACCGGTACGACTGCTCCCGGGCCTTCAGCCAGGGCTCGGCAGTTTTCGGAGCCGGTGTGCTGATAGACGCTGCGGGCAATGATGTATATCGGGCCGGAAACTATTCCCAAGGTACAGGGGTATTTGGAACCGGTTTTCTGTGGGACATTGCGGGCAGAGACATATACGATGCCGGTTGCTGTGTCCAAGGTGCGGGTCATTTCGGCTGCGGGCTTCTGCTCGAGGCCGAGGATAACGATGCATACCGCTCACTCGGATACTGCCAGGGCTTTTCCTCAACCTGGGGCTATGGCCTGTGTGCAGACTTCGATGGCAACGACTGCTACTACGCTGGAGGCCGATACCGACACGAACCGCTGCTGCCGCACGAGTACCGTTCATTCGGCCAAGGGTTCTCAATCGGCTGGCGGCCAGATGCTGCGGGCGGTATCGGATTCCTGTACGACAAGTCGGGTAACGACTTCTACGATGCCGAGGTATATGCACAGGGCACTTCGTACTGGTACAGTCTGGGTATGCTCTGGGACGGAGACGGATACGACCACTATACTGCGGCTCAGTACTCGCAGGGTTCGGGCATCCATCTTGCAATCGGAAGTCTGGTGGATAACGAGGGAAACGACTCGTACTACTCGCGGCTGGGGCCAAGTCAGGGTGAGGGCCATGACCTCTCGGTCGGGCTTCTGCTTGACCGAAAGGGGAACGATGTTTACTTTGCGTCTGGCGGCGCCGGCGTGGCGCTCACGAACTCGGTCGGTCTGTTCTGTGACATGACCGGCAACGACGTGTATTCCAGTACCGAACCTGTGGCACTCGGCGGCGGAACCGCGGCGCGCGGATTTGCAAGCAGCGGGAACTTCATGGACCTTGCTGGTCATGACCGATACACCGCAGGCAGTGCAGGCTCGGACACCGGGTACTGGACCAACGGCACCTACGGTTCAGGTTCTGACCTGTCTGCAGAGCCGGTGCCGGGTGATGAAGCCGACGAAGGTGATACGCTAGAAACTATTGGAGACTCGATTGCCTTGCCGATTGATTCTATCTTTAGAATTGCCGCAACCTGGGAGGTCGGCAACGCTCGGGCCAGGGTAAGGCAAGCAAGGCGGCAACTCCATGCACTCGGTCGCCGGGCAGTTGAGTACGTTTGCGAGAAGAAGCTCGACACCAAGGACGGACTGGAGTCGCGGGCAATCGAGGAGCTGTTCAAGGCCTGGCCGGATACCGCCCTGCCTTACATGATGCGGGCATTACGCGATGAGCGGTATCTTGCCCGGAACAACGCAGCTTACTGGCTCGGCAAGATGGGCAAGGATGCAATGCCTGCGGTCGAATCCCTGCTTCTTGCACTCCGGGAAGGCCGAATTACCCCGCGCCGGGCGGTAAACGCGCTTGGCGACATCGGCGATTCGCTCGTCGTGCCGCGCATTGTGTACCTCCTTGGCGATACGTTTGAACTGTCGCGCATTGTCACGGCCGAGGCCTGTGGCAAGCTCAAGAATCCGGCTGCAATACCGGGTCTGATTCGTAGTCTAGGTGACCGGCTGTTTACCGTGCGTTCGGCAGCAGAGATGGCGCTCGTAGCCATCGGTGAGCCGGTACAGGACACCCTGCTCAGCGGGCTAGATCGGCTGAAGCCGCCTGCACTTGGTCATGCACTTCGTGCTGTGGCCGAAATCGCAGCCAAGCTGGACTCGACTAAGGCGGCCTCTGCGGACTCAACGCGGCAGCGGCTTGTTTCCTATCTCGGGCACAGGGATGCCTTTGTTCGGCTTGTTACGGTGCAGGGTCTTGCAAAGCTCGGCACCGAGCCTGTGCGTGAAAGCCTCAGTGCCGCACGCGCGGTCGAGACAAACCGGTTCGTACTCGCCGCACTGCGCAAGGCGCTCGTGCCGGACTAG